From Candidatus Zixiibacteriota bacterium, one genomic window encodes:
- a CDS encoding VCBS repeat-containing protein — protein sequence MRTICIFMIAATALAMVTLLSCGSGDGSDNNDVIGGGNGGNPIDPDQIHPGNGIFPIAVSYATAKYPLSVFASDFNGDGDKDLAVASELGNSVTILDNSGNGTFASGFNVMAGKKAYSVFMSDLDGDGDSDLAVANKESDNVSILTGDGDGTFAVAVNYHAGNSACCIVGGDLDGDGDIDLAVANYDSDNVSILMNDGDATFASAVNYGVGDYPYSVAISDLDGDGDLDLASPCWGDDKVSVLKNNGDGTFAPAAKFDTGTDPFSICAADLDGDGDIDLATASYGYTVNDVSVLKNNGDATFGAAVNYETGDNPQFICAADLDGDKDIDLVVANKDSNDISVLKNNSNGTFSAAVNYNAGNGPSGVFASDLDGDGDLDLAVANALADSVSILMNEK from the coding sequence ATGCGAACGATCTGTATTTTCATGATAGCAGCAACAGCTCTTGCAATGGTAACACTGCTTTCGTGTGGAAGTGGTGATGGTAGCGACAATAATGACGTTATTGGCGGTGGCAACGGCGGGAACCCAATAGATCCGGACCAGATTCATCCCGGAAACGGGATTTTCCCAATTGCAGTCAGCTACGCGACGGCCAAGTACCCGTTATCTGTCTTTGCCTCTGATTTTAACGGCGATGGTGACAAAGATCTCGCTGTAGCGAGCGAACTGGGAAACAGCGTTACGATCCTGGACAATTCCGGAAATGGGACGTTTGCCTCCGGCTTCAACGTTATGGCCGGGAAAAAAGCATACTCGGTTTTTATGTCTGATCTCGACGGTGACGGTGACAGTGACTTGGCTGTCGCAAACAAGGAGAGCGACAACGTATCGATCCTAACCGGTGATGGTGATGGAACATTTGCCGTGGCTGTTAATTACCATGCGGGAAACAGTGCCTGCTGTATTGTCGGTGGTGACCTTGACGGTGATGGAGATATCGACCTGGCCGTCGCCAATTATGATTCCGACAACGTATCTATTTTGATGAACGATGGCGATGCAACATTCGCGAGCGCGGTCAACTACGGAGTTGGTGATTACCCTTACTCCGTCGCCATCTCTGATCTGGACGGCGATGGTGACCTTGATCTGGCATCGCCCTGCTGGGGAGACGACAAAGTTTCTGTGTTGAAAAACAACGGTGACGGAACCTTCGCTCCGGCAGCGAAGTTTGACACCGGGACCGATCCCTTCTCTATCTGTGCCGCTGATCTTGATGGTGATGGAGATATCGACCTGGCCACCGCCAGTTACGGCTATACTGTGAATGATGTATCGGTCCTAAAGAACAACGGAGATGCAACTTTTGGTGCGGCCGTGAATTACGAAACCGGAGACAACCCACAATTCATTTGTGCTGCTGATCTTGACGGCGACAAAGATATTGATCTGGTGGTAGCTAATAAGGATTCCAATGACATATCAGTTCTGAAGAACAACAGTAATGGAACATTTTCAGCCGCTGTCAACTACAACGCAGGCAATGGACCAAGTGGCGTGTTCGCTTCGGACCTGGATGGTGATGGAGATTTGGATCTGGCCGTCGCCAATGCTTTGGCCGATAGCGTCTCAATCCTTATGAATGAAAAGTAG